The Flavobacterium piscisymbiosum genome includes a region encoding these proteins:
- a CDS encoding DUF4153 domain-containing protein produces the protein MSRLPSLQNVLNATLNTILRFPLEIITAISGTIFAIILNELEYQDPNKELYQKALMSCSLCLVLFLSVSLFFIAAKKNTILRFATSIALGALIVLFVFGFHQRITEIEMQQFLVLNIALHLLVSFAGFLPRTYNQDEFWEFNKQLFLRILTSGLYSIVLYCGLALAILAIDKLFKVKFYNNIYLHIFFIIAGIFNTIFFLNGVPETNDSQNPLVLKYPKGLKNFTQYVLLPLISLYLVILICYEAKILVTLSLPVGWVSYLVLVFAIFGILSFLLIHPIATETANLWMRTFSRWFYFLLIPLLGLLFWAILYRINLYGFTHERYYVILLSIWLSIVVGYFLIQKNPKIKFIPISMCLAGLFSIVGPQSANSISKHSQLSRFEFYMGKSNQKLTFEQEQDLSSIVSFLDDNYGAAVMIPYAKGKLEALLKKDKSPGYYEIMKSLGYEYRSEYDLRNDTDNTFYFYYYGNDNNKVENIHGNDFLFSISSYNNFDCNNCTSIEGKTYSIKSVKTDYGLDLQINQDIIPLKINDFVNKNSNFRRNNHSNKSVVQKIDHQKYAITLNYISANGSIEEKKKILENYEIKVMVAIKK, from the coding sequence ATGAGCCGACTTCCATCGTTACAAAACGTTCTAAACGCAACATTAAATACCATTCTTAGATTTCCACTCGAAATCATAACTGCGATTTCAGGAACCATTTTTGCCATTATCCTTAATGAACTAGAATATCAGGATCCTAACAAAGAACTTTACCAAAAAGCCCTAATGAGCTGTTCATTGTGTCTGGTTTTATTTCTTTCTGTGAGTTTATTTTTTATCGCTGCAAAAAAGAATACTATTCTGCGTTTCGCTACTAGTATTGCTCTGGGTGCATTAATTGTGCTCTTTGTTTTTGGTTTTCATCAACGGATTACAGAAATAGAAATGCAGCAATTTTTAGTACTTAACATTGCTTTGCATTTGTTGGTTTCATTTGCCGGTTTTCTACCAAGAACCTACAATCAGGATGAATTTTGGGAATTCAACAAGCAGCTTTTTCTTCGAATTTTAACTTCCGGATTGTATAGTATTGTACTTTATTGCGGTCTGGCACTGGCTATTTTAGCTATCGATAAGTTGTTTAAGGTTAAGTTTTATAATAATATTTATCTTCATATCTTTTTTATTATTGCAGGAATCTTTAATACCATTTTCTTTTTAAATGGTGTTCCGGAAACCAATGACAGTCAAAATCCGTTGGTTTTAAAATATCCTAAAGGGCTTAAAAACTTTACTCAATATGTTTTGCTACCGCTAATAAGTCTTTATCTGGTGATTTTAATCTGTTACGAAGCAAAAATATTAGTGACACTTTCATTGCCTGTAGGCTGGGTTTCGTATCTGGTTTTAGTATTTGCCATTTTCGGAATTCTGTCTTTTTTATTAATTCATCCCATCGCGACTGAAACTGCTAATCTCTGGATGAGAACCTTTAGTCGTTGGTTTTATTTTCTTTTGATTCCTTTATTAGGATTACTTTTTTGGGCGATTTTGTATAGAATTAATCTTTACGGCTTTACGCACGAACGTTATTATGTTATATTATTATCGATATGGCTGTCTATTGTTGTGGGGTATTTTTTAATTCAAAAAAATCCTAAAATTAAGTTTATACCTATAAGTATGTGTCTGGCCGGACTGTTTTCTATTGTTGGTCCGCAAAGCGCTAATTCTATTTCAAAACACAGTCAGTTATCCCGATTTGAATTTTATATGGGAAAATCAAATCAAAAATTAACTTTCGAACAAGAACAGGATTTAAGCAGCATCGTTTCATTTTTAGATGATAATTATGGTGCAGCAGTTATGATTCCTTATGCTAAAGGAAAACTTGAAGCGCTTCTTAAAAAAGACAAATCTCCTGGTTATTATGAAATAATGAAAAGCTTAGGATATGAATATCGGTCAGAATATGATCTGAGAAATGATACAGACAACACTTTTTATTTTTATTATTATGGAAATGACAATAATAAAGTAGAAAATATTCATGGAAACGACTTTTTGTTTTCAATCTCCAGCTATAACAATTTTGATTGTAACAACTGTACTTCGATAGAAGGAAAAACCTATAGTATAAAATCAGTAAAAACCGATTATGGTCTGGATCTGCAAATCAATCAGGACATTATTCCATTAAAAATAAATGACTTTGTCAATAAAAACTCCAATTTTAGAAGAAACAATCACTCCAATAAAAGCGTGGTACAAAAAATAGACCATCAAAAATATGCTATCACTTTGAATTATATTAGTGCAAATGGTTCTATCGAAGAAAAAAAGAAAATCTTAGAAAATTACGAGATTAAAGTAATGGTCGCTATTAAAAAGTAA
- a CDS encoding M28 family peptidase, which yields MKNKMILVLIAYGGVVFSQAIKKPLVSAITDKDLKTDMYQMAGDHFNGREAGTLDELKVSMWLANKAKEAGMAPAGDDGTYFQFFDMYRHQVTPNTKFKIGQKEYKLWKEVLVAETTNIKVDAPLVYLGAATKEEIEKADVKGKAVVVLASKEGIADDISLFDRRYPGLVRSKYYELVSKKGASALIFVADALAEESWSQVEPQMTRGIYGIEGVRDKIGSTMPVFWVHNDQLAYLKTTKDLLSTEVISETYKYPSVNVVGIVEGTDPKLKKEYVLFSGHQDHDGVRQKYGQDSIYNGADDNASTCVAMLAIARAYKKQPGKRTSLFVFHGAEERGLLGSRWYASHPTVPEAAIIAVLNGDMIGRNNVNQAALLGSSSPHENSSDLVAIAKKANDEGPKFDLDKLWDRPEHPEYFYFRSDHLPYAKRGIPSVFYTSVLHSQYHTPMDESENIDFVKLHKMTEWMYRTGWILSNDASRPKTLPNVQLER from the coding sequence ATGAAAAATAAAATGATACTCGTTTTGATTGCTTACGGAGGAGTAGTTTTTTCGCAGGCAATTAAAAAACCGCTAGTTTCAGCAATTACAGACAAAGACCTTAAAACCGATATGTACCAGATGGCTGGTGATCATTTTAATGGTCGTGAAGCAGGAACTCTTGATGAGTTAAAGGTGTCGATGTGGCTGGCCAATAAAGCGAAAGAAGCAGGAATGGCTCCCGCTGGTGATGACGGAACTTATTTCCAGTTTTTTGATATGTACAGGCATCAGGTAACTCCTAATACAAAATTTAAAATTGGACAAAAAGAATATAAATTGTGGAAAGAGGTTCTCGTAGCAGAAACTACCAATATAAAAGTAGATGCGCCATTAGTATATTTAGGAGCCGCAACAAAAGAAGAGATTGAGAAAGCCGACGTAAAAGGTAAAGCGGTTGTTGTATTGGCTTCGAAAGAAGGAATTGCAGATGACATTTCACTTTTTGACAGACGTTATCCGGGTCTTGTTCGAAGTAAATACTATGAGCTTGTATCAAAAAAAGGAGCGTCAGCACTTATTTTTGTAGCAGATGCCTTGGCAGAAGAAAGCTGGTCTCAGGTAGAACCACAAATGACAAGAGGTATTTACGGAATTGAAGGAGTTCGCGATAAAATTGGATCAACTATGCCGGTTTTCTGGGTACATAATGATCAGTTAGCCTATTTAAAAACAACTAAAGATCTTTTGTCTACAGAAGTAATTTCTGAAACTTATAAATATCCATCAGTAAATGTAGTAGGAATAGTAGAAGGAACAGATCCTAAATTAAAAAAGGAATATGTTCTTTTTAGCGGACATCAGGATCATGATGGTGTAAGACAAAAATACGGTCAGGATTCTATTTATAATGGTGCTGACGATAATGCGAGTACTTGTGTGGCCATGCTGGCTATTGCAAGAGCTTACAAAAAACAACCAGGAAAAAGAACTTCCTTGTTTGTATTTCACGGTGCAGAAGAAAGAGGCTTGTTAGGATCAAGATGGTACGCATCGCACCCAACAGTTCCGGAAGCAGCTATCATTGCAGTTTTAAACGGTGATATGATTGGTCGAAATAATGTAAACCAGGCAGCTCTTTTAGGTTCTAGCTCTCCTCACGAAAACTCATCAGATTTGGTAGCGATTGCTAAAAAAGCCAATGATGAAGGGCCTAAATTCGATTTGGATAAACTTTGGGACAGACCAGAACATCCGGAATATTTTTATTTCCGTTCAGATCATTTGCCTTATGCAAAAAGAGGAATTCCATCGGTTTTCTATACCAGTGTTTTGCACAGTCAATACCACACGCCAATGGATGAATCTGAAAATATTGATTTCGTAAAATTGCATAAAATGACAGAGTGGATGTACCGTACAGGATGGATTTTATCAAATGATGCTTCTCGTCCTAAGACATTACCAAATGTACAATTAGAGCGATAA
- the metK gene encoding methionine adenosyltransferase, with protein sequence MAYLFTSESVSEGHPDKVADQISDALIDNFLAFDADSKVACETLVTTGQVILAGEVKSNTYLDVQQIARDVIRKIGYTKSEYMFEANSCGILSAIHEQSADINQGVDRAKPEEQGAGDQGMMFGYATNETENYMPLALDLSHKLLQELAILRRENNEITYLRPDAKSQVTLEYSDDNKPTRIDAIVISTQHDDFDEEATMLAKIKKDIIEILIPRIIAKNPTHAHLFNDKINYHINPTGKFVIGGPHGDTGLTGRKIIVDTYGGKGAHGGGAFSGKDPSKVDRSAAYATRHIAKNLVAAGVADEILVQVSYAIGVAEPMGIFIDTYGTSKVNLTNGEIAKKVEAIFDMRPYFIEQRLKLRNPIYSETAAYGHMGRKPEVVTKTFSAPGGNVKTVTVELFTWEKLDFVDKVKAEFGL encoded by the coding sequence ATGGCTTATTTATTTACGTCAGAATCTGTTAGTGAAGGGCATCCAGACAAAGTTGCAGATCAAATTTCGGATGCATTAATTGATAACTTTTTGGCATTTGATGCTGACTCAAAAGTAGCTTGCGAAACTCTTGTTACTACAGGTCAGGTAATTTTAGCTGGTGAAGTAAAATCGAATACTTATCTTGATGTGCAGCAAATTGCCCGTGATGTAATCCGTAAAATTGGATATACAAAAAGCGAGTATATGTTTGAAGCAAATTCTTGTGGAATTCTTTCAGCAATTCATGAGCAATCTGCAGATATTAATCAAGGGGTTGACAGAGCTAAGCCAGAAGAGCAAGGTGCAGGAGACCAGGGAATGATGTTTGGTTACGCAACTAACGAAACTGAAAACTACATGCCATTGGCACTTGATCTATCTCATAAATTATTACAAGAGTTAGCAATTTTAAGACGTGAGAATAACGAAATCACTTATTTACGTCCTGATGCAAAATCGCAGGTAACTTTAGAATATAGTGATGATAACAAACCAACTCGTATTGATGCGATTGTAATCTCGACTCAACACGATGATTTTGATGAAGAGGCTACAATGTTGGCTAAAATCAAAAAAGATATCATCGAAATTTTGATTCCAAGAATCATTGCTAAAAATCCAACACACGCGCATTTATTCAATGATAAAATCAACTACCATATTAACCCAACAGGAAAATTCGTTATTGGAGGACCTCACGGAGATACTGGTTTAACAGGAAGAAAAATCATTGTTGATACTTACGGTGGAAAAGGTGCTCACGGTGGTGGTGCATTCTCTGGAAAAGATCCAAGTAAAGTAGACAGAAGTGCTGCTTATGCAACTCGTCATATCGCTAAAAACTTAGTGGCTGCAGGTGTTGCTGACGAAATCTTAGTTCAGGTTTCTTACGCAATTGGAGTTGCTGAACCAATGGGTATTTTTATTGATACTTACGGAACTTCTAAAGTAAACTTAACTAACGGTGAAATCGCTAAAAAAGTAGAAGCTATCTTTGATATGCGTCCTTACTTTATCGAGCAACGTTTGAAATTAAGAAACCCAATTTATAGCGAAACTGCTGCTTACGGACACATGGGACGTAAACCAGAAGTGGTAACTAAAACTTTTTCTGCTCCGGGAGGAAATGTAAAAACAGTTACTGTTGAGCTATTTACCTGGGAGAAACTTGATTTCGTAGACAAAGTAAAAGCAGAATTTGGATTGTAA
- a CDS encoding TonB-dependent receptor plug domain-containing protein: MKKNVLIALGLLTFSGVYAQENKKEQDSLKNNELSEVTIVGSRSKNRVKTDVPVPVDVFNISDITKGSPQTSVTQILNYVAPSFTSNATSTADATDHVDPAQLRGLGPDQVLILVNGKRRHSSALVNINGSPGRGSVGTDLNAIPSFAIERIEVLRDGAAAQYGSDAIAGVINIVLKKNADFISGGIQYGTNLSSGSNNFKGGADGQTVQVDLNYGTSLGKEGSFLNVTGTAVTRQATSRAGIRNNGIFNAYNAVENRAAQNGVAINSLFSNINNTSNSAQIISSLQQYAPQVSYFTPAQQTAISSATTLAQMQTALNFDVTNNELAYRGQERSDYNMSVGQSELASGQLYYNTKYPLSDITSLYSFGGVSYRNGKSYAFNRLPNGSGTFTQVYENGFLPEIESSILDASAALGVTTNILGFDTDLSTNLGSNSFQYDVNNTINATLGVNSPSSFDAGKVSFLQSTTNLDFSKKLDVLEGLNVAFGGEFRYENYQIKAGEEASYGLYDINGNIVPGILPSNSPLIVTDFFGNKRGAGAQGFSGFQPSDAKEKDRKSGAAYLDLELNATKNWLLNGAVRYENYSDFGSTVIFKLASLLKINDNINWRISGQTGFRAPSLQQKYFESSSTQFINGAPYQVGYFTNDSQAAKSIGVESLKPEKSKSISTGFTFKIPDANITIATDAYFTRIDDRVVLTGQYSRPTDAQINAATSATQKDALTLFQQAFDLKGVERASFWTNGIDSETKGIDVVISQKYDVIQDFTIRNDFALSYNTTKRVGKLNVPQSIIDAGGDPYVYSFFPESSRVYLEEAIPKLKANLMTTFSIKKLDIYLRNSYFGKVTDPGATDVNLDGSSSVYEHPEYSAKIVTDLSLGYQINEKFRFTIGLNNIGDVYPDRNNPSTPAFTNTTPTLSPAPSTDLTNANQFAYSRAVSQFGLNGRFGFARLSFKF, translated from the coding sequence ATGAAGAAAAATGTACTAATCGCTTTAGGTCTGCTCACGTTTTCAGGTGTTTATGCTCAGGAAAATAAAAAAGAACAGGATAGCCTGAAAAATAATGAATTGTCTGAAGTAACAATAGTAGGATCCAGAAGTAAAAATCGTGTAAAAACCGATGTCCCTGTTCCTGTAGATGTTTTTAATATTTCAGACATTACAAAAGGTTCTCCACAAACAAGCGTAACTCAGATCTTAAATTACGTTGCACCTTCATTTACCAGTAACGCGACCTCTACCGCAGATGCTACAGATCACGTCGATCCGGCACAATTAAGAGGTTTAGGCCCTGATCAGGTTTTGATATTAGTAAACGGTAAACGCAGGCATTCGAGCGCATTGGTAAACATAAACGGATCTCCGGGAAGAGGATCTGTTGGAACAGATTTAAATGCAATTCCGTCATTTGCTATCGAAAGAATCGAAGTTTTACGTGACGGTGCAGCAGCTCAATACGGTTCAGATGCTATCGCTGGGGTTATTAATATTGTACTGAAAAAGAATGCTGATTTTATCTCAGGAGGTATTCAATATGGTACCAATTTATCTTCGGGATCTAATAATTTTAAAGGCGGAGCTGACGGACAAACCGTACAAGTAGATTTAAACTACGGAACCTCTTTAGGTAAAGAAGGAAGTTTCCTGAATGTTACCGGAACTGCTGTAACCAGACAGGCAACAAGCAGAGCAGGAATTAGAAATAATGGAATTTTTAACGCTTATAATGCTGTAGAAAACAGAGCAGCTCAAAATGGTGTGGCTATCAATTCATTGTTCAGTAATATTAACAATACTTCAAATTCAGCGCAAATTATTAGCTCATTACAGCAATATGCACCACAAGTAAGTTACTTTACACCGGCACAGCAAACTGCAATTTCTTCTGCAACAACATTGGCTCAAATGCAAACGGCTTTGAATTTTGATGTTACTAATAATGAACTTGCTTACAGAGGTCAGGAAAGAAGTGATTATAATATGAGTGTTGGTCAGTCAGAACTGGCTTCAGGACAACTATATTACAATACCAAATATCCTCTGTCTGATATTACATCTTTGTATTCTTTTGGTGGAGTTTCGTATAGAAACGGTAAATCTTATGCTTTCAACAGATTACCAAACGGTTCCGGTACTTTCACGCAAGTGTATGAAAACGGATTTTTACCGGAAATAGAATCGTCTATATTAGATGCTTCGGCAGCACTTGGAGTCACTACCAATATATTGGGTTTTGATACTGATTTAAGTACCAACCTGGGCTCAAACTCTTTTCAATACGATGTAAACAATACCATCAATGCGACTTTAGGAGTAAATTCTCCTTCTAGTTTTGATGCTGGTAAAGTTTCATTTTTGCAAAGCACAACCAATTTAGATTTCAGTAAAAAGCTTGATGTTTTAGAAGGATTGAATGTTGCTTTTGGTGGAGAGTTCAGATATGAAAACTATCAGATTAAAGCAGGAGAAGAAGCTTCTTATGGATTGTATGATATAAACGGAAACATAGTTCCTGGAATTTTGCCAAGTAATTCACCTTTAATAGTAACAGACTTTTTTGGTAACAAGCGTGGCGCAGGAGCACAGGGATTCTCTGGGTTTCAACCATCTGATGCTAAAGAAAAAGACAGAAAAAGTGGTGCTGCTTATCTTGATTTAGAATTGAATGCCACTAAAAACTGGCTTTTGAACGGAGCTGTTCGTTATGAAAATTACTCAGATTTTGGAAGCACGGTTATCTTTAAATTAGCTTCTCTTTTAAAAATAAATGATAATATCAACTGGAGAATTTCAGGACAAACGGGTTTTAGAGCGCCATCATTACAACAAAAATATTTTGAATCAAGTTCTACTCAGTTTATAAATGGAGCACCTTATCAGGTAGGTTATTTTACAAATGATTCTCAGGCCGCAAAAAGCATTGGGGTTGAAAGTCTAAAACCTGAAAAATCTAAAAGTATTAGTACAGGATTTACATTTAAAATTCCTGATGCCAATATTACCATTGCAACCGATGCCTACTTTACAAGAATCGATGACAGAGTGGTGCTTACTGGACAATATTCAAGACCAACAGATGCTCAGATAAATGCAGCTACATCTGCTACACAAAAAGATGCATTGACATTGTTTCAACAAGCATTTGATTTAAAAGGAGTGGAAAGAGCTTCGTTCTGGACCAACGGAATCGATTCTGAAACAAAAGGTATAGATGTGGTGATTTCTCAAAAATACGATGTAATCCAGGATTTTACCATCAGAAATGATTTTGCTTTAAGTTATAATACAACCAAAAGAGTAGGGAAATTAAATGTTCCTCAGTCTATTATCGATGCAGGTGGAGATCCTTATGTATATTCATTTTTCCCGGAATCAAGCAGAGTTTATTTAGAAGAAGCGATTCCTAAATTGAAAGCGAATTTAATGACAACATTCAGTATTAAAAAACTGGATATTTATTTAAGAAACAGTTATTTCGGAAAAGTGACTGATCCGGGTGCGACAGATGTAAATTTAGACGGATCATCTTCAGTTTATGAGCATCCGGAATACAGCGCAAAAATTGTTACCGATTTATCTTTAGGATATCAAATCAATGAGAAATTCAGATTTACAATTGGTCTTAATAATATAGGAGATGTTTATCCGGATAGAAATAATCCGTCAACTCCGGCATTTACCAATACAACGCCAACATTGTCTCCTGCGCCAAGTACAGATTTGACGAATGCAAATCAGTTTGCTTATTCAAGAGCAGTATCACAATTTGGATTGAACGGAAGATTTGGTTTCGCCAGATTAAGTTTTAAATTTTAA
- a CDS encoding O-acetylhomoserine aminocarboxypropyltransferase/cysteine synthase family protein — protein MSTQKFATNALHAGHDVTKNAGTRAVPIYQTSSYVFNDSDHAANLFGLAEAGFIYTRLNNPTNDILEQRLAALEGGIGAVVTASGASAISTTLLTLLKAGDHIVASNSLYGGTYNLLNVTLPRLGITTTFVAPSKPENFTKAAKENTRAFFVESLGNPKLDVLDLKGISAEAKNFKVPFIVDNTVATPYLLNPIEYGADIVIHSLTKYISGNGTSLGGVIIDAGKFDWSNGKFPEFTEPSAGYHGLVYHEALGNAAFIAKARIEGLRDFGAALSPFNAFQIIQGLETLPIRIQKHSENALALASWLEKQDEVVWVNYPGLKNNKYYDLAQQYLPKGQSGVITFGLKGGFDAAKKVVDQTKLFSLLANIGDTKSLIIHPASTTHQQLSDADQLETGVSKDLVRLSVGIEDIEDLIADLQAAFASVTQSQYSINKN, from the coding sequence ATGAGCACACAAAAATTCGCAACAAACGCACTACACGCAGGACACGATGTTACTAAAAATGCAGGAACCAGAGCAGTGCCTATTTATCAGACATCATCATATGTATTTAACGATTCAGATCACGCTGCCAATTTATTTGGTCTTGCCGAAGCCGGATTTATTTACACAAGATTAAATAATCCAACAAACGATATTTTAGAACAACGACTGGCGGCACTCGAAGGCGGAATTGGAGCTGTAGTTACTGCATCCGGAGCATCGGCAATTTCTACAACATTATTGACCTTGCTAAAAGCGGGCGATCATATTGTGGCTTCGAATAGTTTATACGGAGGAACTTATAATTTGCTAAATGTAACTTTACCTCGTTTAGGCATTACAACCACTTTTGTAGCTCCTTCTAAACCTGAAAATTTTACAAAAGCAGCTAAAGAAAATACAAGAGCCTTTTTTGTAGAATCTTTAGGAAATCCAAAATTAGATGTATTAGACTTAAAAGGAATTTCGGCGGAAGCCAAAAACTTTAAAGTACCTTTTATTGTAGACAATACGGTTGCTACACCTTATTTATTGAATCCAATTGAGTACGGCGCAGATATCGTAATTCACTCTTTAACCAAATATATTTCAGGAAACGGAACTTCATTAGGAGGTGTTATTATAGATGCAGGAAAATTTGACTGGTCAAACGGAAAATTCCCTGAATTTACAGAACCTTCTGCAGGATATCACGGATTAGTGTATCATGAAGCTTTAGGAAATGCAGCTTTTATAGCAAAAGCAAGAATCGAAGGTTTACGTGATTTTGGCGCAGCTTTAAGTCCGTTTAATGCTTTTCAGATTATTCAGGGATTAGAAACTTTACCAATCCGAATCCAGAAACATAGCGAAAATGCTTTGGCTCTGGCCTCATGGTTAGAAAAACAAGATGAGGTAGTTTGGGTAAATTATCCAGGTCTTAAAAACAATAAATATTATGATTTAGCCCAACAATATTTACCAAAAGGACAAAGTGGCGTGATCACTTTTGGACTAAAAGGTGGTTTTGATGCCGCTAAAAAAGTGGTAGATCAGACTAAGTTGTTCTCGCTTTTGGCCAATATTGGTGATACAAAATCACTAATTATTCACCCGGCAAGTACAACGCACCAGCAATTGTCTGATGCAGACCAACTGGAAACAGGAGTTTCAAAAGATTTAGTTCGACTTTCTGTCGGAATTGAAGATATCGAGGATTTAATAGCTGATTTGCAAGCCGCTTTCGCAAGCGTTACCCAATCGCAATACAGTATTAATAAAAATTAG
- a CDS encoding aspartate kinase, giving the protein MSKLKINIILFGIGNIGSTLINQIIESQEFFLESKNIDFHFPIITNSTVAFFEKEGVGYAWETNFLELAVPFKVQDIIEFAKENEFENLIAVDATASDELIHHYNTLIENGFNIVAVNKKANTLPIDLYKEIRANLKKYDKEFLYETSVDTGFPVLQTLRDLYYSGEKITKIRGVFSDNLSYVFNRFANEEATFSSLLKDASLLGLMRSTFKEDLSGNDTARKLLILTREIGKDFDFSDIKINSLITEEHLQKNGILNKDAIDKSFKIAKITQADNHVLRYVGEFDLQKNTLEVKLVSEPVWSAIGQLKGSDTIFEIYTQSYADVPIAIQSASACKQAISRGIITDILKVAEKIKNKEAVWL; this is encoded by the coding sequence ATGTCAAAGCTTAAAATAAATATCATCCTTTTTGGAATTGGAAATATAGGAAGTACTTTGATCAATCAGATTATCGAAAGTCAGGAGTTTTTTCTCGAAAGTAAAAACATCGATTTTCATTTTCCTATTATAACCAATTCAACAGTTGCTTTTTTCGAGAAAGAAGGCGTAGGATATGCCTGGGAAACCAATTTCTTAGAATTGGCTGTTCCGTTTAAAGTGCAGGATATTATTGAATTTGCCAAAGAAAACGAATTTGAGAACTTAATAGCCGTTGATGCTACAGCAAGCGACGAGCTCATTCATCATTACAATACTTTGATCGAAAACGGATTTAATATTGTAGCGGTAAATAAAAAAGCCAATACACTGCCCATTGATTTGTATAAAGAAATCAGGGCAAATCTTAAAAAATACGACAAAGAATTTTTGTATGAAACATCTGTAGATACGGGTTTTCCGGTATTGCAAACCTTGAGAGATTTGTATTATTCGGGAGAAAAAATTACCAAGATACGAGGTGTTTTCTCTGATAATCTCAGTTATGTCTTTAATCGTTTTGCGAATGAAGAAGCTACTTTTTCATCTCTTTTAAAAGATGCCAGTTTACTCGGATTAATGAGATCTACTTTTAAAGAAGATTTATCGGGAAATGATACCGCAAGGAAACTATTGATTCTGACGAGGGAAATTGGGAAGGATTTTGATTTCTCTGATATAAAAATCAATTCGCTTATCACAGAAGAACATCTGCAGAAAAACGGAATTCTTAATAAAGATGCCATCGACAAATCATTTAAAATTGCCAAAATAACCCAGGCAGACAATCATGTACTGAGATATGTAGGCGAATTTGATTTGCAGAAAAATACCCTGGAAGTCAAATTAGTTTCAGAACCAGTTTGGTCAGCCATAGGTCAGCTAAAAGGGTCAGATACCATTTTCGAAATCTACACACAATCGTATGCAGATGTTCCAATAGCAATTCAAAGCGCTTCGGCATGTAAGCAGGCCATTTCAAGAGGGATAATAACTGACATTTTAAAAGTAGCCGAGAAAATTAAAAATAAAGAAGCAGTTTGGCTGTAA
- a CDS encoding alpha/beta fold hydrolase, with protein MENILSPIIIQDFITESGASYPLLPLSFTLSGLPLHSAPIVLVNHALTGNAQVTGENGWWNDLIGDEKTIDTLKYTVLAFDVPGNGNDSFVIENYQDFTTRDIARIFIKGLEALNIAQLHTIIGGSVGGGIAWEILALEPNITQSLIPIATDWKSTDWMIANCYLQEQILNNSSRPIEDARIHAMLCYRSPESFKEKFQRTINNELAIFNIESWLAHHGEKLQKRYQLSAYKLMNQLLKTIDITRNSEDFETLMSRTNAAIHIIGINSDLFFTPKENRETFQELKKFKDNVFYSEIDSVHGHDAFLIEYKQLDHLLADIFKAETIEK; from the coding sequence TTGGAAAATATACTAAGTCCCATTATAATTCAAGATTTCATCACAGAAAGTGGTGCATCATATCCATTATTGCCATTGAGCTTTACGCTTTCTGGTTTACCATTGCATAGCGCGCCTATAGTTTTGGTCAATCATGCTTTGACCGGAAATGCTCAGGTTACTGGCGAAAATGGCTGGTGGAATGACTTAATTGGCGACGAAAAAACAATTGATACCCTTAAATATACCGTATTAGCATTCGACGTTCCCGGAAACGGAAACGATTCGTTTGTAATAGAAAACTATCAGGATTTCACCACAAGAGATATTGCCAGAATTTTTATAAAAGGTCTGGAGGCATTAAATATCGCCCAATTGCACACCATTATTGGAGGTTCTGTTGGCGGAGGAATTGCCTGGGAGATCCTTGCATTAGAACCTAATATAACTCAAAGCTTAATCCCGATTGCCACCGACTGGAAATCGACCGACTGGATGATTGCTAATTGTTATTTACAAGAGCAAATACTGAACAATTCTTCGAGACCTATCGAAGATGCCAGAATACATGCTATGTTGTGTTACAGATCTCCTGAATCATTTAAAGAAAAATTTCAACGTACGATCAACAACGAGCTTGCGATTTTTAATATCGAAAGCTGGTTGGCGCATCACGGCGAAAAATTACAAAAGAGATACCAATTGTCAGCGTATAAACTGATGAACCAATTGCTCAAAACCATAGATATTACCAGAAACAGCGAAGATTTTGAAACTTTAATGTCCAGAACAAATGCAGCGATTCATATTATCGGAATCAACTCTGATTTGTTTTTTACACCAAAAGAAAATCGCGAAACTTTTCAGGAATTAAAGAAGTTCAAAGACAATGTTTTTTACAGCGAAATAGATTCGGTTCACGGACATGACGCTTTTTTAATCGAGTACAAACAATTAGATCATTTACTTGCCGATATTTTTAAGGCAGAAACAATAGAAAAATAA